In one window of Armatimonadota bacterium DNA:
- a CDS encoding neutral/alkaline non-lysosomal ceramidase N-terminal domain-containing protein yields the protein MVGCVVLIVVALLLGVAFGAAPVDAAQLRAGVADVLVTPLPPGTDGPAELFHSNQPLYLDGYWDTRPQSGIHDNLHVKALVLDDGETKIALLSLDLIYLYAQWVDAIKQGAPGFDPDNIVVTCTHTHSAPCTLGIFGPHGKAVNLDYVSWVIGRSIQAIAQAAENLRPASIAFGEADLPIAVEEREGKPERVMANVAHNWHNPGVFDPSVTVMLVRDAQSGDNMATVVNFGSHPDALPAASTVVSADWADYLYRDVSKALGGVTLFINGALGGIEPADMSGSEEWLERMGTTLAKTAIEAARGAEPVRQPGIRIACDRVRFPVTTPDLLEAIRAGLLPVRLDSDNTTTCDMQFIAIGPAQMITIPGEPHPEFTAKLKHIMTGEYEFVLAVANHCLGYFVAKETWDPEGVQESLSAGDQIEDVALDAARSLHAAVGR from the coding sequence ATGGTCGGGTGCGTCGTGCTAATCGTCGTCGCGCTGCTCCTCGGCGTCGCGTTTGGCGCCGCGCCGGTGGATGCCGCGCAGTTGCGCGCCGGAGTGGCCGACGTGCTGGTGACCCCGCTCCCCCCGGGGACGGACGGCCCCGCCGAACTCTTCCACAGCAACCAGCCTCTTTACCTCGATGGCTATTGGGATACCCGCCCCCAGAGCGGCATCCATGACAACCTCCACGTCAAGGCCCTGGTGCTCGATGACGGCGAGACGAAGATCGCGCTGCTCAGCCTCGACCTCATCTACCTCTACGCGCAGTGGGTTGACGCCATCAAGCAGGGCGCGCCAGGATTCGACCCCGACAACATCGTCGTGACCTGCACCCACACCCATTCCGCTCCGTGTACCCTCGGCATCTTCGGCCCGCACGGCAAAGCCGTCAACCTCGACTATGTAAGCTGGGTCATTGGGCGCTCGATTCAGGCCATCGCTCAGGCGGCGGAGAACCTGCGGCCTGCCAGCATAGCATTCGGCGAGGCCGATCTCCCCATCGCCGTCGAGGAGCGCGAGGGCAAGCCCGAGCGCGTCATGGCCAACGTCGCCCACAACTGGCACAACCCCGGTGTCTTCGATCCGAGCGTCACCGTCATGCTCGTGCGCGACGCGCAGTCCGGCGACAACATGGCGACAGTCGTCAACTTCGGCAGCCACCCCGACGCTTTGCCCGCCGCGAGCACCGTTGTCTCGGCCGATTGGGCCGACTACCTGTACCGCGACGTATCGAAGGCGCTTGGCGGAGTGACTCTGTTCATCAACGGTGCCCTCGGCGGCATCGAGCCCGCCGACATGTCCGGCTCCGAAGAATGGCTCGAGCGCATGGGCACCACCCTCGCCAAGACCGCCATCGAGGCGGCCCGGGGCGCGGAGCCCGTCCGGCAGCCCGGGATCAGGATAGCCTGCGACCGCGTACGCTTCCCGGTCACCACGCCGGACCTCCTTGAGGCGATCCGTGCCGGCCTTCTGCCGGTGCGCCTCGACTCCGACAACACGACCACCTGCGACATGCAGTTCATCGCCATCGGCCCCGCACAGATGATCACCATCCCCGGAGAGCCTCACCCGGAGTTCACCGCGAAGCTCAAGCACATCATGACCGGCGAATACGAGTTCGTGCTCGCGGTCGCCAACCACTGCCTGGGCTATTTCGTCGCCAAGGAGACGTGGGATCCGGAGGGCGTCCAGGAATCACTGTCCGCTGGGGACCAGATCGAGGACGTCGCGCTCGACGCCGCGCGCTCGCTCCATGCGGCCGTTGGCAGGTAG
- a CDS encoding extracellular solute-binding protein, producing the protein MRGLFPIVVVGLLLAAAGCARQDRLERAAGKQIEVSVFLGGYGLDFFHDVARSYERTHPGVKVNLWGDPRNIEKLRPRFLAGDPPDAFWAFLPIWRLADGGALHPLNESLETPAYGQDITWGESFVPAALATTVVAGTTYFVPTDLSVHLMWYNAGMFREHGWQVPRTWPEFYSLCEQIRAADIAPIAFQGRYPDYAFPILLNYFQRKAGERPLFALINLEPGAWLHPDMLEAARVLREMMVKGYFQPGCMGMTHTEAQMEFVNGRAAMVPCGTWLKAEMSNTTPDDFEMSCFNYPTVPGGKGDPSVAGISLGYWCVPAKAANVEGGVDFLKWLTSLDNANKFCKEKDTLFAVRGADKYVAKELAPAVEIMNRATYTWAAMIGNWYPELSKRIGDGLASLMTGNITPEEFCRRLEDMSDRTRRDARTPKYRLELPPGAAS; encoded by the coding sequence ATGAGAGGGTTGTTTCCGATTGTCGTCGTCGGCCTGCTGCTTGCCGCCGCCGGGTGCGCGCGCCAGGACCGGCTCGAACGCGCCGCGGGGAAGCAGATCGAGGTCTCCGTGTTCCTCGGCGGATATGGTCTCGACTTCTTTCACGACGTCGCGCGCAGCTACGAGCGGACGCACCCCGGTGTCAAGGTCAACCTGTGGGGCGACCCGCGCAACATCGAGAAGCTGCGGCCGCGCTTCCTCGCGGGCGACCCGCCCGATGCCTTCTGGGCGTTCCTGCCGATCTGGCGGCTGGCGGACGGAGGCGCGCTGCACCCGCTGAACGAGAGCCTCGAGACGCCGGCTTATGGCCAGGACATCACATGGGGCGAGAGCTTCGTGCCCGCCGCGCTGGCGACGACGGTCGTCGCCGGCACGACCTACTTCGTGCCGACCGACTTGAGCGTTCACTTGATGTGGTACAACGCCGGCATGTTTCGGGAGCACGGCTGGCAGGTGCCGCGCACGTGGCCGGAGTTCTATTCGCTGTGCGAGCAGATTAGGGCTGCGGACATCGCGCCCATCGCCTTCCAGGGGCGATATCCCGATTACGCGTTTCCGATCCTGCTCAACTACTTCCAACGCAAGGCGGGGGAGCGGCCGCTGTTCGCGCTGATCAACCTGGAGCCGGGCGCATGGCTGCATCCGGACATGCTCGAGGCCGCGCGCGTGCTCCGCGAGATGATGGTCAAGGGCTATTTCCAGCCCGGCTGCATGGGGATGACCCACACCGAGGCGCAGATGGAGTTCGTCAACGGGCGCGCGGCGATGGTTCCCTGCGGCACGTGGCTCAAGGCGGAGATGTCGAACACGACGCCTGACGACTTCGAGATGTCCTGCTTCAACTACCCGACGGTGCCGGGCGGGAAGGGCGATCCGTCGGTGGCAGGGATATCGCTGGGTTATTGGTGCGTGCCCGCCAAGGCCGCCAACGTCGAGGGCGGGGTGGACTTCCTGAAGTGGCTGACGTCGCTGGACAATGCCAACAAGTTCTGCAAGGAAAAGGATACGCTGTTCGCGGTGAGGGGTGCGGACAAGTACGTCGCCAAGGAGCTGGCGCCTGCGGTCGAGATCATGAACCGGGCGACGTACACGTGGGCGGCCATGATCGGCAATTGGTACCCGGAGCTGAGCAAGCGGATCGGGGACGGCCTGGCGTCACTGATGACCGGCAACATCACACCGGAGGAGTTTTGCCGCCGCCTGGAGGACATGAGCGACCGCACCCGGCGCGATGCGCGAACGCCGAAATACCGCCTCGAACTGCCGCCGGGGGCTGCATCATGA
- a CDS encoding sugar ABC transporter permease yields MRNDARRAVVLLLLPACGLYALLFLYPVASSLVLSLYDWDGFTQHRQFVGLGNFSRLLTDDPMFWTALKHNLFFLSVPTAVILVTALFFAAALSSDVWGARFFRITYFFPNIISMVAITLLWFFIYNPNFGLLNGVLGKLTGGKVSIVWLDPNHIMGSLVAPIVWCSLGFYLILFLAGMENIPQTYYDAAKVDGANAWQQFRSITVPLLWDVITMAVVFLIIGGLRIFDLIYVMALGYPNEQSQVIATYLYEQAFNNAHMGYGIAIAVVLFVLVFAATSVAMRIMRREQLEY; encoded by the coding sequence ATGAGAAACGACGCGCGGCGAGCGGTGGTGTTGCTGCTGCTTCCGGCGTGCGGGTTGTACGCGCTGCTCTTCCTCTATCCCGTCGCGAGCAGTCTCGTGCTGAGCCTCTATGACTGGGACGGCTTCACGCAGCACCGGCAGTTCGTCGGGCTGGGCAATTTCAGCAGGCTGCTGACCGACGATCCGATGTTCTGGACCGCGCTCAAGCACAACCTGTTCTTCCTCAGCGTGCCCACGGCGGTGATCCTCGTGACGGCTCTGTTCTTCGCGGCGGCCCTGAGCAGCGACGTGTGGGGCGCGCGGTTTTTCCGCATCACGTATTTCTTCCCGAACATCATCAGCATGGTGGCGATCACCTTGCTGTGGTTCTTCATCTACAACCCCAACTTCGGGCTGCTCAACGGCGTGCTGGGGAAGCTCACGGGGGGCAAAGTCAGCATCGTGTGGTTGGACCCCAACCACATCATGGGCTCGCTGGTGGCGCCCATCGTGTGGTGCAGCCTGGGGTTCTACCTCATCCTCTTTCTGGCGGGCATGGAGAATATCCCGCAGACCTATTACGACGCGGCGAAGGTGGACGGCGCCAATGCGTGGCAGCAGTTCCGCAGCATCACCGTGCCGCTGCTGTGGGACGTGATCACGATGGCGGTCGTCTTCCTCATCATCGGCGGCCTGCGCATCTTCGACCTGATCTACGTCATGGCGCTGGGCTATCCGAACGAGCAGAGCCAGGTCATCGCGACGTATCTTTACGAACAGGCGTTTAACAACGCCCACATGGGCTACGGCATCGCCATCGCGGTGGTGCTGTTCGTTCTGGTCTTCGCCGCCACGTCGGTCGCCATGCGCATCATGCGCCGGGAGCAGCTGGAGTACTGA
- a CDS encoding carbohydrate ABC transporter permease yields the protein MAATSHNKSPARAAGLAVLYAILVAYAGVVILPMIWLLYTSLKTNQEIFAGAWSLPQAAHWENYVYAWVRAGIGRYFLNSVFVTVVSVALILLVSAMAAYALTRFPFRGNRMIFYAFLGGLMIPTQLALVPLFFLINSMRLLDTYAGLILVYVAFSLPFTVFVLSAFFRTLPHELAEAALIDGCTHMQAFWRVMMPLAKPGLVTAAIFNFLGIWNEYLFALVLISSEKLRTLPLGLANLLIVSHYESDWGALFAGLVMVMIPTLLAYSLLQGQLTKGITVGALKG from the coding sequence ATGGCAGCGACGAGTCACAACAAGTCGCCTGCGCGCGCAGCCGGGCTTGCGGTCCTCTACGCGATCCTCGTCGCCTACGCCGGCGTCGTCATCCTGCCCATGATCTGGCTGCTCTACACGTCGCTCAAGACCAACCAGGAGATCTTCGCCGGCGCATGGTCGCTGCCCCAGGCGGCGCACTGGGAGAACTACGTGTACGCGTGGGTGCGCGCGGGGATCGGCCGGTACTTCCTGAACAGCGTGTTCGTGACGGTGGTGTCGGTGGCGCTGATCCTGCTGGTGTCCGCGATGGCGGCGTACGCGCTGACGCGCTTCCCGTTCCGCGGCAACCGGATGATCTTCTACGCCTTCCTCGGGGGGCTGATGATACCGACGCAGTTGGCGCTGGTGCCGCTGTTCTTTCTGATCAACAGCATGCGCTTGCTCGACACGTATGCCGGGCTGATATTGGTGTACGTCGCGTTCTCGCTGCCGTTCACGGTGTTTGTGCTCTCGGCGTTCTTCCGCACGCTGCCGCACGAGCTGGCGGAGGCGGCGCTGATTGACGGCTGCACGCACATGCAGGCGTTCTGGCGCGTGATGATGCCGCTCGCCAAGCCGGGGCTGGTAACGGCGGCGATTTTCAACTTCCTGGGCATCTGGAACGAGTATCTGTTCGCGTTGGTGCTGATCTCGAGCGAGAAGCTGCGCACGCTGCCGCTCGGCCTGGCGAACCTGCTCATCGTGTCGCACTACGAGTCGGACTGGGGGGCGCTGTTCGCGGGGCTGGTGATGGTGATGATCCCGACGCTGCTCGCATACAGCCTGCTGCAGGGCCAGTTGACCAAGGGCATCACCGTCGGCGCGCTGAAGGGCTGA
- a CDS encoding glycoside hydrolase family 130 protein, producing MSASRSPTIIGEPLPNMPWEDKPQGYAGVMWRHSGNPVIPRDLFPGANSIFNSAVVPFDGAFAGVFRCDDTRRFMQLHAGQSKDGVAWHINSERIHFACDDDPDVTRWEYGYDPRVCWIEDRYYVTWCNGYHGPTIGVAWTTDFETFHKMENALLPFNRNGVLFPRKIGGKYVMLNRPSDNGHTPFGDIFLSHSPDLVHWGCHRHVMSPSGGWQSTKIGAGPVPIETTEGWLLIYHGVLTSCNGFVYSAGAALLDLEQPWKVMYRTAPYIMSPQELYECVGDTPNVVFPCAALADAPTGRIAVYYGCADTVTGLAFAHVDELIEFTRSNSRV from the coding sequence ATGAGCGCTTCGCGGAGTCCAACGATCATTGGCGAGCCGCTGCCGAACATGCCGTGGGAGGACAAGCCGCAGGGCTATGCGGGTGTGATGTGGCGGCACAGCGGCAACCCGGTCATCCCGCGCGACTTATTCCCCGGTGCCAACAGCATCTTTAACAGCGCGGTGGTGCCGTTCGACGGCGCGTTCGCGGGGGTGTTTCGCTGCGACGACACGCGGCGGTTCATGCAGCTCCACGCCGGGCAGAGTAAGGACGGCGTGGCGTGGCACATCAACTCGGAGCGCATTCATTTCGCCTGCGACGACGATCCCGACGTGACGCGCTGGGAGTACGGCTACGACCCGCGCGTGTGCTGGATCGAGGACCGGTATTACGTGACGTGGTGCAACGGCTACCACGGCCCGACCATCGGAGTGGCGTGGACGACCGACTTCGAGACCTTCCACAAGATGGAGAACGCGCTGCTGCCGTTCAACCGCAACGGGGTGCTGTTCCCGCGCAAGATCGGCGGCAAGTACGTGATGCTCAATCGCCCGAGCGATAACGGGCACACGCCGTTCGGGGATATCTTCCTCAGCCACAGCCCGGATCTCGTCCATTGGGGCTGCCACCGCCACGTCATGTCGCCGAGCGGCGGCTGGCAGAGCACGAAGATCGGCGCGGGGCCGGTGCCTATCGAGACGACCGAGGGGTGGCTGTTGATCTACCACGGCGTGCTGACGAGCTGCAACGGGTTCGTGTACAGCGCGGGGGCAGCACTGCTCGACCTTGAACAGCCGTGGAAGGTGATGTACCGCACCGCGCCCTACATCATGTCGCCGCAGGAGCTGTACGAGTGCGTCGGCGACACGCCCAACGTCGTGTTTCCGTGTGCCGCCCTCGCCGACGCGCCCACGGGGAGGATCGCGGTGTACTACGGCTGCGCGGACACGGTCACCGGTCTTGCATTCGCGCACGTGGACGAGTTGATAGAGTTCACGAGGTCGAACTCGCGGGTGTAA
- a CDS encoding HEAT repeat domain-containing protein yields MRRVTCLLTLFVIAAFTWAALAAEDPAALLNNLRSSDTETRMAAVEAASRAGAEAVAPLFELMDGENETAALAARLAVQAMVHQAAAPASDLNRAAVSRALVERAVSSQPAQVRTFAIRMLSFVGRDEAVPALAGLLGDPDLGEIARWALVRIPGKASLGALAGAMPGATGDMKIGLVNALGARGAASALPALESAAAADDPAVRAAALQAIARIPTGRSEQFLRRRLDDTQGGDNVTAWDAYVRLAEALLSDRKRGAAAKAFRHAYEAAPAEQLRCAGLIGLGRAGREMGVTAALDALAGPERNLRGAAIEALVAAPGPQATTLIADRMLSCDTCPRALLADVLGRRGDPAAVRQLAAASRDRDKSVRVAATAALGQTGDAAALSALTPRLRDPSREVRDAALASVVRLSTAPAARAEIKALADTSPALRAPLLRVMAHWEAPALLPTFLEAAADSNEQIVVAGLLGITRLLALEIEPAQASRIETGLMRLASGGSPAVKAAALQGYLTIADRRRATEGADTLDMYHRALRLAPDDENRRTALRGIAAIASVDSAPFVEPFLIQGGVMSEAAAAAMPIADKLAQAGDKDKAIELYREVIPATSDRGVLSTAVERLRDLGVEMDIAAETGFITHWWVLGPFSAREAMTTRDVVPTDRAINVNAPVTVDGTPFSWKYVHVADPLGMLDFREAVAPRDDVAAYAYAEVTSDTARDVIFKIGSDDAVVCWLNGKRIHFNDVDRGYGPDQDLVPTRLRSGMNAILMKVLNGGADWAGGLRITDANNVPLRLEQRKQ; encoded by the coding sequence ATGCGCCGTGTGACATGCTTGTTGACGTTGTTTGTGATCGCCGCTTTCACGTGGGCCGCGCTCGCGGCCGAGGACCCGGCGGCGCTGCTCAACAATCTGCGCAGCTCCGACACGGAAACCCGGATGGCCGCGGTCGAAGCCGCAAGCCGGGCCGGCGCGGAGGCGGTCGCGCCGCTGTTCGAACTCATGGACGGCGAGAACGAGACGGCCGCCCTCGCCGCGCGTCTCGCCGTGCAGGCGATGGTGCATCAGGCGGCGGCCCCGGCATCGGATCTCAACCGCGCCGCGGTTTCCCGCGCGCTGGTCGAGCGGGCAGTCTCCTCGCAGCCGGCACAGGTGCGCACGTTCGCAATCAGGATGCTGTCCTTCGTGGGACGCGACGAGGCGGTCCCCGCGCTGGCGGGCCTGCTCGGTGACCCTGATCTCGGCGAGATCGCCCGCTGGGCGCTGGTGCGCATTCCCGGCAAAGCCAGTCTCGGTGCGCTTGCCGGCGCCATGCCGGGTGCGACCGGTGACATGAAGATCGGCCTTGTCAATGCCCTCGGCGCGCGCGGCGCGGCATCCGCGCTGCCGGCGCTCGAGAGCGCAGCCGCTGCCGACGACCCCGCGGTTCGCGCAGCGGCACTTCAGGCCATCGCGCGCATACCGACAGGCCGCTCCGAGCAGTTTCTGCGCAGGCGACTTGATGACACCCAGGGCGGGGACAACGTAACCGCGTGGGACGCCTACGTCCGCCTGGCCGAGGCGTTGCTCTCGGATCGCAAGCGCGGCGCCGCGGCGAAGGCATTCCGCCACGCCTATGAGGCCGCCCCGGCCGAGCAACTGCGCTGCGCCGGCCTGATCGGCCTCGGCAGAGCGGGCCGCGAGATGGGCGTCACCGCAGCGCTCGACGCGCTCGCCGGGCCCGAACGTAACCTGAGGGGTGCGGCGATCGAAGCGCTCGTGGCCGCGCCCGGTCCGCAGGCGACCACGCTGATCGCCGACCGTATGCTAAGCTGCGATACCTGCCCAAGGGCGCTGCTCGCCGACGTGCTCGGCCGGCGCGGCGACCCTGCGGCCGTGAGACAACTAGCCGCAGCAAGCCGCGACCGCGACAAGTCTGTGCGCGTTGCCGCAACCGCAGCCCTGGGACAGACCGGCGACGCCGCGGCTCTGTCGGCCCTCACGCCGCGCTTGCGTGATCCGTCGCGCGAGGTGCGCGACGCGGCGCTGGCATCTGTCGTGCGCCTCTCCACTGCTCCCGCGGCCCGCGCGGAAATCAAGGCCCTGGCTGACACCTCCCCGGCGCTGCGCGCTCCGCTCCTGCGCGTCATGGCGCACTGGGAAGCCCCGGCACTCCTGCCCACCTTCCTCGAGGCGGCGGCCGACTCCAACGAACAGATCGTCGTCGCGGGGCTGCTCGGCATCACCCGCTTGCTGGCGCTTGAGATCGAGCCGGCGCAAGCATCGCGCATCGAAACCGGACTTATGCGCCTCGCGAGCGGCGGATCGCCCGCGGTCAAGGCCGCCGCGCTCCAAGGCTACCTCACGATTGCCGATCGCCGCCGCGCGACTGAAGGCGCCGACACACTCGATATGTACCACCGCGCGCTGCGGCTTGCGCCTGACGACGAGAATCGCCGCACCGCCCTGCGCGGCATCGCCGCCATCGCCAGCGTTGACTCGGCGCCGTTCGTCGAGCCGTTCCTGATCCAAGGTGGCGTCATGAGCGAGGCGGCTGCGGCCGCCATGCCGATCGCCGATAAGCTGGCCCAGGCCGGCGATAAGGACAAAGCCATCGAGCTGTACCGGGAAGTCATCCCCGCGACCTCCGACCGCGGCGTGTTGAGCACTGCGGTCGAGCGCCTGCGTGATCTCGGCGTCGAGATGGACATCGCGGCGGAGACCGGCTTCATCACCCACTGGTGGGTGCTCGGTCCGTTCTCCGCTCGCGAGGCGATGACCACCCGCGACGTCGTGCCGACCGATCGCGCAATAAACGTCAATGCACCGGTCACCGTGGACGGCACCCCCTTCAGCTGGAAGTACGTGCACGTCGCCGACCCGCTCGGCATGCTCGACTTCCGCGAGGCGGTGGCCCCCAGGGATGATGTCGCCGCGTACGCCTACGCCGAGGTGACAAGCGACACCGCCCGCGACGTCATCTTTAAGATCGGCAGCGACGACGCCGTCGTGTGCTGGCTCAACGGCAAGCGCATCCACTTCAATGACGTCGATCGCGGCTACGGTCCGGATCAGGACCTCGTGCCCACGCGCCTGCGGTCGGGGATGAACGCCATCCTAATGAAGGTGCTCAACGGCGGCGCCGATTGGGCCGGCGGCCTGCGCATCACGGATGCGAACAACGTTCCCCTGCGGCTCGAGCAGCGCAAGCAATAG
- a CDS encoding Gfo/Idh/MocA family oxidoreductase — MTEKRDKPKLTRREFLGKSLRTAGAVTAGAALPYFVPAKALGADGVGPNDKIAMGFIGVGGMGSGHLGGFVHNPRVKVLAVCDVYEPHRSRAQARVGEGCAAYNDYRELLDRDDIDAVVIATPDHWHALTSIHACQAGKDIYCEKPLSLTIEDGRAMVDAVRRYGRVFQTGSQQRSDDNFRFACELVRSGRIGKLHTVRSGIGGGPTSGWDPDTDPPPGLDWNMWLGPAPWVPFNPQRCIYNFRWFWEYSGGKMTDWGAHHNDIAQWGMGTERTGPIRVTPVRATFPTDGLYETATSFEIACEYANGVTLITSSDGHGARFEGPDGWVHVDRGFLDASPKELLEEKLGPGDVHLYRSPGHHEDWLNCIETRERPICDVEIGYKSIVVCHLENIAIRTGRTLHWDPDKERFVNDEEANRWISKPYRAPWHL, encoded by the coding sequence ATGACGGAGAAACGCGACAAGCCAAAACTCACGCGACGCGAGTTCCTCGGCAAATCACTGCGCACGGCGGGGGCAGTGACCGCCGGCGCGGCGCTGCCCTATTTCGTACCGGCAAAGGCGCTCGGCGCCGACGGCGTGGGCCCGAATGATAAGATCGCGATGGGTTTCATCGGCGTCGGCGGCATGGGCAGCGGGCATCTTGGCGGGTTTGTCCACAATCCGCGCGTCAAGGTGCTCGCGGTCTGCGATGTGTACGAGCCGCACCGCAGCCGCGCCCAGGCGCGAGTGGGGGAGGGCTGCGCGGCGTACAACGATTACCGCGAACTCCTCGACCGCGACGACATTGACGCCGTCGTCATCGCCACTCCAGATCACTGGCACGCGCTGACCAGCATCCACGCCTGCCAGGCGGGCAAGGACATCTACTGCGAGAAGCCGTTGTCCCTAACTATCGAGGATGGGCGCGCCATGGTAGATGCGGTGCGCCGCTACGGACGCGTGTTCCAGACCGGCAGCCAGCAGCGCTCCGACGACAACTTCCGCTTCGCCTGCGAGCTCGTCCGCAGCGGACGCATCGGCAAGCTCCACACCGTCCGCTCCGGCATCGGCGGCGGCCCGACCTCCGGCTGGGACCCGGACACCGATCCCCCGCCCGGGCTCGACTGGAACATGTGGCTCGGCCCTGCCCCGTGGGTGCCGTTTAACCCGCAGCGCTGCATCTACAACTTCCGCTGGTTCTGGGAGTACTCCGGCGGCAAGATGACGGACTGGGGCGCCCACCACAATGACATCGCACAGTGGGGCATGGGCACCGAGCGCACCGGGCCGATACGCGTCACGCCGGTGCGTGCGACTTTCCCCACCGACGGCTTGTACGAAACCGCGACCTCCTTCGAGATCGCGTGTGAGTACGCCAACGGCGTGACCCTCATCACCTCCAGCGACGGTCACGGCGCGCGCTTCGAGGGGCCCGACGGCTGGGTGCACGTTGACCGCGGCTTCCTCGACGCTTCACCCAAAGAGTTGCTGGAAGAGAAACTTGGGCCGGGCGACGTTCACCTCTACCGCAGCCCGGGGCACCACGAGGACTGGCTCAACTGCATCGAGACGCGCGAGCGGCCGATCTGCGATGTCGAGATCGGCTACAAGTCCATCGTCGTGTGCCATCTCGAGAATATCGCGATTCGCACCGGCCGGACGCTGCACTGGGATCCGGACAAAGAGCGCTTCGTTAATGACGAAGAAGCCAACCGCTGGATCAGCAAACCATATCGCGCCCCGTGGCACCTGTGA
- a CDS encoding zinc ribbon domain-containing protein: MNEQPTAEQPRGNLPQCASCGQPLPQSARYCPSCGRMLAAAPPDVDVGGWFKAGWDLFVKNAGPAIGIPLVALGPAIILVVLGYIGTVIVAVLSDTMRGGAVVTAVASLGALIGLLGLIVVLVMPALWAGICACFLAGIRTGKLTTDNLGVGFRNWWACTWVVWLLYLGILLCVPFLLILVGLPLIFALISLGWLAVFRIVDRNCGGGEALEFAWNAMRGRLWMMLLFTFIVVALIYAGQSAMLVGIVVTTPIGIAAFAAGYDALTRQAVGKP, encoded by the coding sequence ATGAACGAACAGCCGACAGCAGAGCAACCGAGGGGCAACCTCCCGCAGTGCGCGTCGTGCGGACAGCCGCTGCCGCAATCGGCACGCTACTGCCCCTCGTGTGGCCGCATGCTGGCCGCCGCGCCGCCCGACGTTGATGTCGGCGGCTGGTTCAAGGCGGGATGGGACCTGTTCGTCAAGAACGCCGGCCCCGCAATCGGCATCCCGCTCGTCGCACTCGGGCCCGCCATCATTCTCGTGGTTCTCGGCTACATCGGCACCGTCATTGTGGCCGTGCTCAGCGATACCATGCGCGGCGGGGCCGTCGTCACTGCGGTAGCGTCGTTGGGCGCTCTGATCGGCCTGCTCGGTCTGATCGTCGTCCTCGTCATGCCGGCACTTTGGGCGGGCATATGCGCGTGCTTTCTGGCGGGCATACGAACCGGCAAGCTGACCACCGACAACCTGGGGGTCGGCTTCCGCAACTGGTGGGCCTGCACGTGGGTGGTGTGGTTGCTGTACCTCGGCATCCTCTTGTGCGTCCCGTTTCTCCTCATACTCGTCGGCCTGCCGCTTATCTTTGCGCTGATCAGCCTCGGGTGGCTCGCTGTCTTCCGGATCGTGGACAGGAACTGCGGCGGAGGCGAGGCGCTGGAATTCGCCTGGAACGCCATGCGCGGCCGGCTGTGGATGATGCTGCTCTTCACCTTCATCGTAGTCGCTCTAATCTACGCGGGGCAGTCGGCGATGCTCGTCGGCATCGTCGTGACCACCCCGATCGGTATTGCCGCGTTCGCCGCGGGCTATGATGCCCTGACCAGGCAAGCGGTGGGTAAACCGTGA